From Chryseobacterium gallinarum, one genomic window encodes:
- a CDS encoding diflavin oxidoreductase, whose amino-acid sequence MLSENKLNVLKEISSSFSRDEAVWASGFLAGLAGLSTASVIEPSLSHSAPVYSVSVKKITLAYGTETGNSKKLAVELAGMIKKKGLQVKLADLSQYKPKDLVKEEFFFVIISTQGEGEPPVLVKKFYDHIHENDVDLNHLKFGVLALGDSSYPLFCKTGEDVDSRLEVMGAQRIIPLKKCDVDYERDAESWAGHILDVVNKTAESSSKSVSVPKASTGRKKYQGKISSIINLNDITSEKKTYHIEIETEEPIVYTPGAALGVVAFNPKPVVDEIISLTGINPQKQIETAKITASVEELLHKHLNISYLLKTTVAHYAEITGHSIPEVRLGLLDLIRIYPVKNAEEFEQIIPVLTAQAPRLYSISSSPEAHGDTEIHITVARSEFFIDDKKQDGLCSGFLAGFNEGENLEFYIQEAKHFRLPGPDKDMIMIGPGTGIAPFRSFLWERDALGAEGRNWLFFGDRNFVSDFLYQAELQDFLKTGTLTHLDLAFSRDTAEKIYVQHKLQQKAQEVYHWLESGASLYVCGAKDPMSRDVENTLLEIIQSEGKQSPEEARLYLEDLELNGRYHKDVY is encoded by the coding sequence ATGCTGTCTGAAAATAAATTAAATGTACTTAAAGAAATATCCAGCAGTTTCTCGAGAGATGAAGCTGTTTGGGCCAGTGGTTTCCTTGCGGGCCTTGCCGGCTTGTCAACAGCGTCTGTTATAGAGCCCTCTCTGTCACACTCTGCACCTGTTTATTCCGTTTCTGTAAAAAAAATTACCCTTGCCTACGGAACTGAAACGGGGAATAGTAAAAAGCTGGCGGTAGAATTAGCGGGAATGATTAAGAAAAAAGGTCTTCAGGTAAAACTGGCTGATTTGTCTCAGTATAAGCCTAAAGACCTTGTCAAAGAAGAATTTTTCTTTGTTATTATCAGTACACAGGGAGAAGGTGAGCCTCCGGTCCTTGTAAAAAAGTTTTATGATCATATCCATGAAAATGATGTTGATCTTAATCACCTTAAGTTTGGTGTTCTTGCACTGGGAGACAGCAGTTATCCCTTGTTCTGCAAGACCGGGGAAGATGTAGATTCCCGTCTCGAAGTCATGGGAGCACAACGTATCATTCCTTTGAAAAAATGTGATGTAGATTATGAGCGGGACGCTGAAAGCTGGGCCGGACATATCCTGGATGTGGTAAACAAAACAGCAGAAAGCAGCAGCAAAAGTGTTTCAGTTCCAAAAGCTTCTACAGGAAGAAAAAAATATCAGGGAAAAATTTCATCCATCATCAACCTTAATGACATAACCTCTGAAAAAAAGACTTATCATATAGAAATAGAAACGGAAGAACCTATTGTCTATACTCCGGGAGCAGCATTAGGAGTGGTTGCCTTTAATCCCAAACCGGTTGTGGATGAAATTATTAGCCTGACAGGAATCAATCCTCAAAAGCAGATTGAGACGGCAAAAATTACAGCGAGTGTAGAGGAATTGTTGCATAAACATCTTAATATAAGTTACCTGCTTAAAACAACCGTTGCCCATTATGCAGAAATTACAGGACACAGTATCCCGGAAGTTCGTTTGGGACTTCTGGATCTGATAAGGATTTATCCTGTGAAAAATGCCGAAGAATTTGAACAGATAATCCCGGTTTTGACAGCGCAGGCCCCTCGTCTGTATTCCATTTCTTCATCTCCTGAGGCTCATGGTGATACTGAGATTCATATTACCGTTGCCCGATCTGAATTTTTTATTGATGACAAAAAGCAGGATGGATTATGTAGTGGCTTTCTGGCAGGATTTAATGAAGGAGAAAATCTGGAATTCTATATTCAGGAAGCAAAACATTTCCGGCTTCCTGGACCTGATAAAGATATGATTATGATTGGACCGGGAACGGGTATTGCACCTTTCAGATCATTCCTATGGGAAAGAGATGCACTGGGTGCCGAGGGTAGAAACTGGTTGTTTTTCGGAGACCGGAATTTTGTTTCAGATTTTCTTTACCAGGCAGAGTTACAGGATTTCCTTAAAACAGGGACTTTAACTCATTTAGATCTGGCATTCTCAAGAGATACTGCTGAAAAAATATACGTGCAGCATAAACTACAGCAGAAAGCTCAGGAAGTATACCATTGGTTGGAAAGTGGAGCCTCCTTATATGTTTGCGGAGCTAAAGATCCAATGAGTAGAGATGTTGAAAATACTCTTTTAGAGATCATTCAAAGTGAAGGGAAGCAAAGCCCGGAAGAAGCCAGACTTTATCTCGAAGATTTGGAACTAAACGGCAGATATCATAAAGATGTGTATTAA
- the cysI gene encoding assimilatory sulfite reductase (NADPH) hemoprotein subunit — translation MTQKNNLSPVERIKTESNGLRGTLKESLLDDYTGAIREDDQNLIKFHGMYQQDDRDRREERIAKKLEWLYSFMIRLRLPGGFLTGDQWIGLHDIAGEHSTGVIKVTTRQTIQLHGILKSHIRPTIQQFNLQHLDSIAACGDVNRNVTCTSNPSESPLHQQVYELAGKISEMCLPKTKAYYDLWIDDELVVERKAEEDPLYQDRYLPRKLKIGIAIPPNNDVDVFINDIALIAVIENDELVGYNIAAGGGLGATHGNEATYARLASLLGFVDSEEKALKAVYEIITVQRDFGNRSDRKLSRLKYTIDKLGIEEYKKEVEKRTGFQFEPVREFTFTQRKDRYGWVQNHEGKWFYTVFVEHGRILDIEGYSLKTGLLKIAETGKTNFRFTCNQNLILSDITENDKAEIETLLTEYGIAHYTENAGAMRKNSVACVALNTCSLALAEAQRYLPDLVTKIEPVLEKYGLQNDDITIRMTGCPNGCGRSPNAEIGLIGTAYGKYNLHIGGDRLGMRLNTKYKENLGEDEILGSLDELFKMYVEERLPEETLGDFSHRYLSLEKA, via the coding sequence ATGACTCAAAAAAATAATCTTTCACCGGTAGAAAGAATCAAAACAGAAAGTAACGGATTAAGAGGAACTTTAAAAGAAAGCCTTTTAGATGACTATACCGGAGCCATCAGAGAAGATGATCAGAATCTCATCAAATTCCACGGAATGTACCAACAGGATGACAGGGACAGACGTGAAGAAAGAATTGCTAAAAAACTGGAATGGCTGTATTCTTTTATGATCAGGCTAAGGCTTCCGGGAGGTTTTCTAACAGGAGATCAGTGGATTGGCCTTCATGACATTGCAGGAGAACATTCCACCGGAGTTATTAAAGTGACTACCCGGCAGACAATCCAGCTGCATGGGATTTTAAAATCTCATATCAGACCTACCATTCAGCAGTTTAACCTGCAGCATCTTGATTCCATTGCCGCATGTGGTGATGTCAACAGAAACGTTACCTGTACGTCGAATCCTTCAGAATCTCCACTGCATCAGCAGGTCTATGAATTGGCGGGAAAAATAAGCGAAATGTGCCTGCCAAAAACAAAGGCGTATTATGACCTTTGGATTGATGATGAATTGGTGGTTGAAAGAAAAGCAGAAGAAGACCCTCTGTATCAGGACAGATATCTGCCGAGAAAACTGAAAATAGGAATTGCCATTCCGCCTAATAACGATGTGGATGTTTTTATCAATGATATTGCCCTTATCGCTGTCATTGAAAATGATGAATTGGTAGGGTACAATATCGCTGCCGGAGGAGGACTTGGGGCTACTCATGGAAATGAAGCGACTTATGCCCGTCTGGCTTCTCTTTTAGGCTTTGTGGATTCGGAAGAAAAAGCCTTGAAAGCGGTTTATGAAATTATTACAGTACAACGCGACTTCGGAAACAGGAGTGACCGAAAATTATCGAGATTAAAATATACGATTGATAAACTGGGTATTGAAGAATATAAAAAAGAAGTTGAAAAAAGAACAGGATTTCAGTTTGAACCTGTCCGTGAATTCACCTTTACCCAAAGGAAAGACCGTTATGGCTGGGTGCAGAATCATGAAGGGAAATGGTTTTATACGGTATTTGTAGAACATGGAAGAATCTTGGATATAGAAGGGTATTCTTTAAAGACAGGATTATTAAAAATCGCTGAAACCGGAAAAACCAATTTCAGATTTACCTGTAACCAGAACCTGATTCTTTCTGATATTACAGAAAATGATAAAGCTGAAATAGAAACGCTTCTTACCGAATATGGAATTGCCCATTATACGGAAAATGCAGGAGCAATGCGTAAAAACTCAGTGGCTTGTGTTGCTTTGAATACCTGCTCCCTGGCTTTAGCGGAAGCTCAGCGTTATCTGCCTGACTTAGTAACAAAAATAGAGCCTGTTCTTGAAAAATATGGACTTCAGAATGATGATATCACCATTCGTATGACCGGATGTCCCAATGGTTGTGGAAGATCACCAAATGCAGAAATCGGGCTGATAGGAACGGCATATGGTAAATATAATCTTCATATTGGTGGTGACAGGCTGGGAATGCGCCTTAACACCAAATACAAAGAAAATTTAGGTGAAGACGAAATTCTAGGAAGTCTTGATGAGCTTTTCAAAATGTATGTGGAAGAAAGGCTTCCTGAGGAAACATTGGGTGACTTCTCGCATCGCTATTTGAGCTTGGAGAAGGCGTAA
- a CDS encoding TonB-dependent receptor, with translation MKHKSHEYLQKKIYFVLFTFLLTGLTQAQQLIEVTGTIKNTDSHKGIAGAQIKAENTEDMATTDPEGNFNLRTRVKIPFRVVIEKEGFTTRTFEILSLSNKIAIELNPQNTIINEVVISASRVPEKVLRSPVAIEKIDIKTIRESPAASFYETLENVKGLQLLTSSLTLKVPNSRGFNSPNNFRFMQLVDGVDVQSATLGVPLGNAIGPTELDIQSMEITPGAASALYGMNAVNGLASLQTKDPFTSEGISLYFKGGVNHVDHISHTTAPLGESAIRIAKVLNKNWAVKVNASYLSGVDWVSDNHTDQNPNSLVTANPQFALANNPAEDLWNKYGDERNNRTTVKVNYNGKPTTFNVSRTGYYEKDLVSPEVKNIKFDAGLYYRFGDQWKASYVYRYGLLDGTFQRGNKIRLQNATVQNHKVELTGKELTFRAYMSIENTGDSYNLKPLADNLDLTNLSNTNWKNIFQNTLQDRLNAGVTLNDAMILARQAADKNRVVPGTTAFEQLKNTIIGINNWDSANAGIAGAPATGGAKLEQKSHFYQGEITYDFTRLVKVFSLLAGADYRLYSITPDGNNFVDFTRPVNERNIPLADGTFGKNVIYQKYGAFIQLTKLFFEDQLKINFALRADRNPEFETKLNPRVSVVYSPVKQHNFRVSFQNGYRFPSLFEALSFVNNGNVRRVGGLEKANEGLGYLENSYTLASIDQFTSAVNKEADAGGNQNQAALKNRNLLVAANLQKLQPEKVNSFEVGYKSSLFNGKLVIDWDFYYNMYEGFLGQVEVAVPKNGKIGSDNAVLDMLDRSKQDRYRVYTNSTSVYKSLGTSLGVRYNVVKNYNINANVSYNDLVSSNTSDLFITAFNTPKWAVNVSIGNREIVKNIGFTLTARWQNKFQWESPLASGEIPAYYTIDAQATWRIPEINANVKIGATNLLNRRYFQYAAGPEIGELYYLAVTYDLKLSVR, from the coding sequence ATGAAACATAAATCCCATGAATACCTCCAAAAGAAAATATATTTTGTCCTATTTACATTTTTACTAACAGGTCTTACGCAGGCACAGCAGCTTATTGAAGTAACCGGAACCATTAAAAATACAGATTCTCATAAAGGAATTGCCGGAGCTCAGATCAAAGCTGAAAATACTGAAGATATGGCGACTACAGACCCTGAAGGGAATTTTAATTTAAGAACCCGGGTGAAAATTCCTTTCAGGGTTGTGATCGAAAAAGAAGGCTTTACCACCCGGACTTTTGAAATCCTTTCATTATCCAACAAAATCGCGATAGAATTAAATCCTCAGAATACCATCATCAATGAAGTGGTTATCTCAGCCTCCCGTGTTCCTGAAAAAGTGTTGAGGTCTCCGGTTGCCATTGAAAAAATTGATATTAAAACCATCCGTGAAAGTCCTGCAGCGTCATTTTATGAAACATTAGAGAATGTCAAAGGATTACAGCTTTTAACGTCAAGTCTTACTTTAAAAGTTCCCAACTCAAGAGGATTCAACTCTCCGAATAACTTCCGGTTTATGCAGCTGGTAGATGGGGTGGATGTACAGTCAGCAACATTGGGTGTTCCATTGGGTAATGCCATTGGTCCTACAGAACTTGATATTCAATCCATGGAAATCACTCCGGGAGCAGCATCAGCTCTTTACGGAATGAATGCTGTGAACGGCTTGGCCAGCCTTCAGACTAAAGATCCTTTTACCTCTGAAGGGATAAGCCTTTATTTCAAAGGAGGCGTGAACCATGTAGATCATATCAGTCATACAACAGCCCCTTTGGGTGAAAGTGCGATAAGGATAGCTAAAGTATTGAATAAAAACTGGGCCGTAAAAGTTAATGCATCTTACCTCAGTGGAGTAGACTGGGTTTCAGATAATCACACCGATCAGAATCCTAACTCATTAGTTACCGCCAACCCTCAGTTTGCTCTTGCCAACAATCCCGCTGAAGACCTTTGGAATAAATATGGAGACGAAAGAAACAACCGTACAACGGTAAAAGTAAATTATAACGGAAAACCAACCACTTTCAACGTATCGAGGACGGGATATTATGAAAAAGACCTTGTAAGTCCTGAAGTAAAGAATATTAAGTTTGATGCAGGATTGTATTACCGCTTTGGAGACCAATGGAAGGCTTCCTATGTTTATCGCTATGGATTGCTGGACGGAACTTTCCAGAGAGGAAACAAAATCCGTCTTCAAAACGCAACCGTCCAGAATCATAAAGTGGAACTTACGGGGAAAGAGCTTACATTCAGAGCGTATATGTCGATTGAAAATACAGGTGATTCTTATAACCTTAAACCCTTAGCCGATAATCTTGATCTGACGAATCTTTCCAATACCAATTGGAAAAATATCTTTCAAAATACCCTACAAGACAGGCTTAATGCAGGGGTCACTCTGAATGATGCCATGATACTGGCTCGTCAGGCGGCAGATAAAAACCGTGTTGTTCCCGGAACAACCGCTTTTGAACAATTGAAAAACACCATCATCGGAATTAATAATTGGGACTCCGCCAATGCGGGAATTGCAGGTGCTCCCGCAACCGGAGGGGCTAAACTTGAACAGAAATCTCACTTCTATCAGGGAGAAATTACTTATGACTTTACAAGGCTGGTAAAGGTATTTAGCTTGTTAGCGGGAGCAGATTACCGTTTGTACAGCATTACTCCGGATGGGAATAATTTTGTTGACTTTACAAGACCTGTCAACGAGAGAAATATTCCTCTGGCAGATGGTACATTCGGGAAAAATGTAATCTACCAGAAATATGGGGCATTTATTCAGCTTACCAAGCTTTTCTTTGAAGATCAATTAAAAATAAACTTTGCCTTAAGGGCAGACAGAAATCCGGAGTTTGAAACAAAGCTTAATCCAAGGGTAAGTGTCGTTTATTCTCCTGTGAAACAACATAACTTCCGGGTTTCTTTTCAAAACGGATATCGTTTCCCTTCATTATTTGAAGCATTATCTTTTGTAAACAACGGGAATGTTAGAAGAGTAGGAGGCCTTGAAAAAGCGAATGAAGGCTTAGGGTATCTTGAGAACTCTTATACCTTAGCTTCTATCGATCAGTTTACTTCTGCTGTTAATAAAGAAGCAGATGCCGGAGGAAACCAAAACCAGGCAGCATTAAAGAACAGAAACCTTTTGGTTGCAGCAAACTTACAAAAGCTACAGCCTGAAAAAGTAAATTCTTTTGAAGTAGGTTACAAATCATCATTGTTCAATGGAAAGCTGGTCATTGACTGGGATTTTTATTACAACATGTATGAAGGTTTTCTAGGACAGGTAGAAGTAGCGGTTCCCAAAAACGGAAAGATAGGAAGCGATAATGCTGTTTTGGATATGCTGGATCGAAGCAAACAAGATCGATATAGAGTATATACCAATAGTACAAGTGTTTATAAAAGTTTAGGAACTTCTTTGGGCGTTCGCTACAATGTGGTAAAAAATTATAATATCAATGCAAATGTATCTTATAACGACTTAGTATCTTCCAATACTTCCGATCTTTTTATAACGGCTTTCAATACCCCAAAATGGGCTGTGAATGTAAGTATAGGAAACAGGGAAATTGTAAAGAATATCGGATTTACGCTGACAGCAAGATGGCAAAATAAGTTTCAGTGGGAAAGCCCTTTGGCTTCAGGAGAAATTCCGGCTTATTATACCATTGATGCACAAGCAACCTGGCGAATTCCTGAAATCAATGCAAATGTAAAAATCGGAGCAACGAATTTGCTGAACCGTCGTTACTTTCAATATGCTGCCGGGCCTGAAATTGGAGAATTATATTATCTGGCAGTTACTTATGACTTAAAACTTTCGGTAAGATGA
- a CDS encoding TSUP family transporter — MSNTLYPIFLKLEELSLLIIGGGNIALEKLQSVLTNAPETKIKLVGKEINDEIKTLPQQFPNLELHERPYADQDFENTDLVIAAVNDIELAEQIRKEAHQNNLLVNIADKPGLCDFYLGSIVRKGNLKIAISTNGKSPTIAKRLREMLTETIPDEDMNGLLDNMQSIRNRLQGNLDEKVKTLNKLTTQYLEEKDNPDHRTKLEMEKLISITKNAQRRANIYLGIIGVIILVAVLALIIYQFNLSGDLQVFLSKDGYIFYWMLLAGFLAEIVAGSMGMGYGVICTTILMLLNVPPPVISASIHSAESFTSAAGSISHFKIGNVNKKMVLVLFPVAALGAFIGAFALSHFGEYYAHIVKPVIACYTLYLGINILRNAFKKKGKTENSSRRHKRTNLRVLGLVGGFIDSFAGGGWGPLVTGTLIKEGRTPRYVVGSSTMAKFLLTVVSAITFIFTIGIHHWNIVLGLLLGGVFTAPFSAMLTSRLPAKKMFVVVGVVVIVMSLISIMKALL; from the coding sequence ATGAGCAATACGTTATATCCCATTTTTTTAAAACTCGAAGAATTATCTCTGTTGATTATTGGTGGAGGTAATATCGCTTTGGAAAAGCTTCAGTCGGTTCTTACCAATGCTCCGGAAACTAAGATTAAATTGGTAGGTAAAGAAATTAATGATGAAATTAAAACCTTGCCCCAACAGTTTCCTAATCTGGAACTTCACGAAAGGCCATATGCAGACCAAGATTTTGAAAATACAGATCTCGTGATTGCAGCAGTGAATGATATTGAACTGGCAGAACAGATCCGAAAAGAAGCCCATCAGAATAATCTGCTTGTGAATATCGCAGACAAGCCCGGATTGTGTGATTTTTACTTAGGATCTATTGTCCGAAAAGGAAATCTTAAAATTGCAATTTCCACGAATGGTAAATCTCCCACGATTGCCAAGAGACTGCGGGAGATGCTAACAGAAACCATCCCTGATGAAGATATGAATGGGTTGCTTGATAATATGCAGAGTATCAGAAACCGGCTGCAAGGAAACCTTGATGAAAAAGTTAAGACACTGAATAAACTGACAACGCAGTACCTGGAAGAAAAAGACAATCCGGACCATAGAACAAAACTGGAAATGGAAAAGCTGATCAGCATTACCAAAAACGCACAAAGGCGGGCAAATATCTATTTGGGAATCATAGGAGTTATCATTCTTGTGGCTGTTTTGGCATTGATTATCTATCAATTTAATCTGTCGGGAGACCTTCAGGTTTTTCTTAGCAAGGATGGGTATATATTTTACTGGATGTTACTGGCAGGGTTTCTGGCCGAAATTGTTGCCGGATCTATGGGAATGGGGTATGGTGTCATATGTACAACGATACTAATGTTACTCAATGTACCACCTCCTGTCATCAGTGCAAGTATTCACTCCGCTGAATCATTTACTTCTGCAGCCGGAAGTATCAGTCATTTTAAAATAGGGAATGTCAACAAAAAAATGGTGTTGGTTTTATTTCCTGTGGCAGCTTTAGGTGCATTTATCGGTGCTTTTGCATTATCGCATTTCGGGGAATATTATGCTCATATTGTAAAACCTGTAATCGCCTGTTATACTTTGTATTTAGGAATCAACATTCTTAGAAATGCTTTTAAGAAAAAAGGGAAAACGGAGAATTCTTCCAGACGTCATAAAAGAACAAACCTTAGAGTTTTGGGTTTGGTTGGCGGGTTTATTGATTCCTTTGCAGGCGGAGGATGGGGGCCATTGGTAACCGGAACTCTGATTAAAGAAGGAAGAACTCCCAGATATGTCGTAGGAAGTTCAACAATGGCTAAATTTTTATTGACAGTAGTCAGTGCCATCACTTTTATTTTCACCATCGGAATCCATCACTGGAATATTGTATTGGGACTTCTTTTGGGTGGAGTGTTTACCGCTCCTTTTTCGGCAATGCTTACTTCCCGCCTTCCCGCTAAAAAAATGTTTGTGGTAGTAGGAGTAGTAGTTATCGTGATGAGCCTTATATCCATCATGAAAGCTTTACTATAA